GAAGCCCCAGGAACTTTTCAACATACTTTGTTAGTAGCTACTTTGGCTGAAGCTGCGGCTAAACAATTGGGTTGTAATGTAGAATTAGTCAGGGCGGGAACTTTGTATCATGATATTGGCAAAATGCACGATCCTTTGGGATTTATTGAAAATCAGATCGGCAGTCCCAATAAACATGAAACAGAAATTAAAGATCCTTGGAGAAGTGCTGAGTTAATTAAAAAGCACGTGACGGAAGGGTTAGTCATGGCCAAGAAACACAGTTTACCAACGGCAATTCAGGCTTTTATTCCCGAACATCAAGGCACAATGGCGATCGCCTATTTCTATCACCAAGCCCAACAAATAGCCCAAGAAAACCCACACATCATTGTAGATAAAGCCGATTTTTGTTATGATGGTCCCATCCCCCAATCACGGGAAACAGGCATCGTCATGTTAGCAGATTCTTGTGAAGCCGCATTACGCAGTCTCAAAGATGCTACTCCAGAAAAAGCATTAAATATGCTGAATAATATCCTCAAAGCCAAATGGCAAGATGAACAATTAATAGATTCGGGCTTGACAAGAGAAGAAATGCCAAAAATCGCCCAAATATTTGTGGATGTTTGGCAACAATTTCATCACAAACGGATTGCTTACCCGAAAGCAAAAGCCGGTAATTCGTAATTAATATGAAGCTGTATAGAATCAGACTTTAGAAATACTTAACCGCAGATAAACGCAGATAAACGCAGATAAGGATTGATGAATTATGTGCTGTATTCATGCTTAATGGTTAAAATAGAGATACAGCAGTTTCCAATTATATGACGTACATCATAGCCCCCTCATCGCTTGCGGGGAGGGGGTTGGGGGTGGGGTTCTTGTACCTCATAACATGGGGAAGTGCTGTAGAAAAATCACAATAGGAAGATTATGATGAGCGATCGTGACTATACCTTAATTATTGACAAAAGTGGTAGTATGTCCACACCCGACCAAGTGGGCGGGAGAACTAGATGGCAGATAGCCCAAGAATCTACCATTGCTTTAGCCAGAAAGTGCGAAGAATTTGATCCAGACGGCATTACAGTTTACGTTTTTTCCGGCAGATTTAAACGTTATGAGAACGTGACTGCTGCCAAAGTAGCCCAAATATTTCAAGAAAATGATCCAGCAGGGACAACTAACTTAGGAAGTGTACTTCAAGATGCCTTGAATAGCTACTTTCAACGCAAAGCTGCTGGTACTACCAAACCTAATGGAGAAACCATTTTAGTCATTACCGACGGTGAACCAGATGATCGCAAAGCTGTATTTGAAATTATCATCAGTGCGACTCGACAAATGGAAAAAGATGAAGAATTAGCAATTTCCATGATTCAAGTCGGTGCAGATCCTCAAGCTACCAAATTTCTTAAAGCCTTAGATGATCAATTACAAAGTGTTGGTGCTAAATTCGATATTTGTGATACCGTAACTTTAGATGATTTAGAAGACATGAGTTTGGCTGACGTTTTAATGAACGCCATCACTGATTAATTAACAAAAATTCCTCAAATCTGGAGAGTTTAGTCATGCTAGAAAACCGTGATTACACCTTAATTATTGATAAAAGCGGTAGCATGGCTACCCCAGATCAAAAAGGTGGGAGAACTAGATGGGCAACAGCACAAGAATCTACTTTGGCCTTAGCCAGTAAATGTGAACAATTTGATCCAGATGGCATTACTATTTATTTGTTTTCTGGAAAATTCAAACGTTATGAAAATGTCACATCTGCCAAAGTAACACAAATTTTCACAGAAAATGATCCTTCAGGAACAACAGATTTAGCCGGTGTTTTGAAACACGCTACCGATGATTATCTACAACGCAAAGCCTGCGGTACAACTAAACCCAATGGAGAAACAATTTTAGTAGTTACTGACGGTGAACCAGATGATCGTAAAGCCGTCATGAAGGTAATTATTGAAGTTTCTCGACGTTTGGATAGAGATGAAGAATTAGCTATTTCTTTTATCCAAGTCGGTAATGATGCTCAAGCTACCCGCTTTTTGAAAATATTGGATGATGAACTACAAAGTGCAGGTGCTAAGTTTGATATTTGCGACACCGTTACAATGGATGATATGGAAGATATGAGTTTATCAGAAGTTTTGCTCAATGCCATTAATGACTAGCACCGTCGTGAATTAAAAATTACAAAAGTAGATCCCCCACTTTTGACATCAATTCATAATTTGTTGATAAGATAAAAAAAGAAGTTGGGGATCTTATCTCTTTTAGGAATTATAAATATGGATTCCATTGACAAGCTATTAGCTGAACTCAAAACTGAATATACAGAACCAAAAACAACACCACCACAAAATAATTTAACCCCAGTTAAATTGATTTCACCGACCATAAAATCAGATATATTCATAGATAATTTGTTATCAGAAGTCCAAGCTGATTTGGCGGAAAATAAAACTGAATATATCCAATCCAACCCGACAAAACCACAAAATAGATTATCTCCTATTCAATTTGTTCATTCACCTGATCCTAAATCAGATGTATTTGTCAACAACTTATTAGCAGATGTACAAGCTGATATTTTGGCAAAAGATGCGGCGATCGCACTGCAAAAACAAGAAGAATTAACACAGGAGAAAATTCGTCAAGAAAAACTTCAAGTTAAACAAAAAGCAGCTTTACAAAAATCTGCTGAACAATGGTTAGATCAATTAGATCCATTGTCATCAGAAGGAATATGGTTTGAAAAATTTGCTGAAGGTTATCCTAATAAATTATTAGCCGCAATTGATTATTTGCAAACTAATTCCTAAATCTCAATTTAACACTAATTTTTAATCAAAAATTCAATCTTTTGCCCTAAATATGGGGGTAGGCACGGGGCGCTACCCCTACGTAAATGATTAATTGCCCATTCGTGTATTGCTTAAAATGGTATTTGGTCAGTAACAGTGAGGTTTGTTTCTCCTGGTATTGACTCTACTTTTGTTTCCTCTGGCGTTGATTCTACTTTTATTTCCCATCCTCTTGATTCTACAGCAGTTCGGGATGCAGGATATGGAAATAAACTTTTAAATCCAGCTAAACGTTCTTTTAATGCTTCTGGTGCAGTATTCCAAAGACTTTCATAATAGAAAAAAGCTACACCCAGTCCCCGTTGTTGGGCGGCACGGACTTGAGATTGAATCTGTTGCATTGATACGGATTTAGTTCTTAAACCTGCCATAACACCGATTCCCGCAGGAATTTTTTGTTTTACTTCTTCCATTTCTGGACGGGAAAGCTTGCCAATAAAATGATCTAAATTTTCCTTATAAACTTGGACAATTAACTCATCTACTATGTCTAATCGTACCCAGTTCAACCAATCTTGGAGTTGAAATTTATAGGCATGATTATAGTAATTAGGTGAGACGGAGAAAATCATTTTCGGTTTGATCTGTTTAACTGTTTGATTCAGTCTCACCATAAATTCTGTAATTTTATTTGCCCGCCAATTTACCCATTCTGGGTTTTGAGGATCACTTGGTGGCGTTTTTTTGGTTTCTTGTTGATATAAGGCAACTGTATATTTATCGTAGCCAAATTCCGAAGGTAAACTTGTATGATCATCAAACTGAATACCATCAATATTATATTTTTGAGTAAGTTCTACTAGAAGATCACTAATAAACTGTTGGACTTGGGGATGGAATGGATTTAACCATGAAACCTCTCCGCCGGCACTAATAGATGTTTGAGTCCCATCTTTTTTGCGTGTTAACCATTCTGGTTTATTCATGGCTAATTCTGAACTGGGAGGAGTCATAAACCCAAATTCAAACCAAGGAATTACTAGTAAATTTTGCCGATGGGCTTTATCAATTAAATCGGCAAGAATATCATGTCCATCTAAGCCTTGAAATACAAATGGTTGGATTTCTAGACGTTTGGCGACTTCACTAGGATACATGACATAACCAGAGTTCCAAACTACGGGATAGATAGTGTTAAAATTGAGTTGTTGCAGTTGTGTGACTGCTTCCTGAACTTTAGTCCTATCTTTAAGAATATCAAGATCATTATTTGTCATCCATACACCACGAATTTCTTGACGTGATGTTTGGGCTGTTACAGGTGTGAAGGTGTTTCCCCATAAAACTATGAGTAAGGAAATTAAAAACAAAGGCAGAAATAACTTTTTAAGTATTTCCCGAAAACCAAATGGATAAAAATTGAATCTCATTTTAATTTGAAACTATGGCAATGATATAATGGAAGTCGGGAGTTAAAAATATTTTATTGGTTGACAATGAATTATATCTCAATCTGGTTCAGTTAAACATAAAGTTTCTGGTTTATTGCTATGAATCAGGATGCAGAAGATTGCGTCTAACCAGACTGGCGACAACTGTAGCTAATTCTACTGGTTCAATGGGTTTGGGCAAATGTAATTGAAATCCTGCTTGTATGGCTTGCATCCTGTCCTCTACCCTAGCATAAGCTGTCAATGCGGCTGCGGGAATATCTCTGCCCTTTTCAGGGGATAAAGATCGCACTTTACGAATTAATGAATAACCGTTTTCCCCTGGCATCCCAATATCACTAATCAAAACATCCGGTGTCCACAGGGTAAGCATTTCCAAAGCTTCTTGGGCTGATGATACTGCTGTAACTTCCGCTTGGCATTCTTGTAGAACTGTAGCAATAAATTCACGGCTATCAACTTCGTCATCTACAACTAATACTTTTACGCCGTTTAGTATGGGTAAAGATGTGGGAGAAGCTAAAAAAATCGAGTCGGATTTTGCTGCTTTTTGCCGATACTTTTGCGCCTGTGTACTGTAACTTTCTTCCATCAGTGGCAGTTTGATTGTAAATGTTGATCCTTTGTTTTCCCCTAAACTTTCTACATGAACAGTACCACCATGCATTTCTGTTAAATGGCGCACAAGTGATAATCCTAATCCCAGTCCACTATAGGATCTAGTGCTGGAACTATCAGCTTGACGAAAACGATCAAAGACATGGGGCAGAAAATCAGCAGTAATGCCAATTCCATTGTCAATTACTTGAATTTGAGCATATTTTCTGGGTTGATCATGATCATTTGACAAATTTGCGGTGCTAATAGCCACTTTATTCAGCCTAATTTCGACGTTACCGCCTTGAGGTGTGAACTTGATGGCATTGGTTAACAAATTCCAGATTACCTGTTGCAAGCGATCGCTATCACCGGATACCATCACAGCAGAGGTTGAATCTGGCAATTCTCCATCATGGGGATCAAAGTGCAAATTAATTTCCTTTGCTTGGGCTGCAAGGGAGACAGTTTCTATAGCTGAATTAATAATAGGAACTAAATTGCAATTTCGAGGATTAAACTTTAACTTACCTCTAATGATGCGGGATATATCCAACAAATCATCAATTAACTGATTTTGGATTTTCGCATTGCGTTCAATGGTTTCTAGTCCTTGGGCTACCTGATCTTCTGTAAATTTGCGAGTTCTGAGCAAATGAGACCAACCGACTATAGCATTGAGAGGCGATCGCAATTCATGGGACAAAACCGCCAGAAACTCATCCTTCATCTGGTTAGCTTTCTGTAACTGCTCAGTTTGTGTTTGTAAAGAAGTGATCAAATTAGTGCGATCTTTTTCTGCTTGTTTCCGCTCCGTAATATCCAAAAATGCCCCGATACATCCTCTCGGTTTCCCATCTTCATCAAATAACGGAGCGACATATTCCAGCAAATTCACAATTGTGCCATCATCATGGACAACATCAACCTCAAAATCTGAAATTTCCACACCATGAGCCGCACAATATTGCATGGGTAGTTCTTTTGCAGTCAGTTCTTTACCCTCATGGAAAAGTTTAAATTTTGTCGGTCTTTCTGCTATAGGTCCAGTCAAGGACGCATTTTCACCAGACTGCATCCTCAGTGACTTGGCAAAAGCTGGATTCATTGTAATAGTTTGGCATTCTCGATTTTTCGCTATGCCAATACCAATCGGAATCATATCGAACAAAGTTTGTAACTCATTGACTCGTCGCCGTAATTTTTGGTTAAGGTTGAGAATTTTTTTCTTACTTTTCTGAAGTTCCTTGAGTGCGGCTTCCCGTTCACTTAAATCCAGGATAAAAGCTGTTGACCTCTCCCGTTTTTCCCCCTTGAGGGCAAAACCAACTAACACAGGAATACGACTACCATCTTTGCGAATATATTCCTTTTGATATGGTGTACAACCACCATCTGCACTAGAATGAGATTCAGCGATCGCTTGTTCATTTAAATATAAAAATTCCGGTGCTGTCAGATGCCGCCAATCTAAATTACCAGCGAGTAAATCTTCCCTTGTATAACCAGTAATTCTCAAAAATTCGTCGTTTGCCTGGTGGATGCCACCATAAATATCACCAGAAACAATACCAATAATGTTAGCATTGACAAAAGTTTGCAGATTCTCATCCTTAATTTTCAATGCCTCTTCAGCACGACGATTTTTACAACTGA
The DNA window shown above is from Anabaena sp. WA102 and carries:
- a CDS encoding vWA domain-containing protein; protein product: MMSDRDYTLIIDKSGSMSTPDQVGGRTRWQIAQESTIALARKCEEFDPDGITVYVFSGRFKRYENVTAAKVAQIFQENDPAGTTNLGSVLQDALNSYFQRKAAGTTKPNGETILVITDGEPDDRKAVFEIIISATRQMEKDEELAISMIQVGADPQATKFLKALDDQLQSVGAKFDICDTVTLDDLEDMSLADVLMNAITD
- a CDS encoding vWA domain-containing protein, whose amino-acid sequence is MLENRDYTLIIDKSGSMATPDQKGGRTRWATAQESTLALASKCEQFDPDGITIYLFSGKFKRYENVTSAKVTQIFTENDPSGTTDLAGVLKHATDDYLQRKACGTTKPNGETILVVTDGEPDDRKAVMKVIIEVSRRLDRDEELAISFIQVGNDAQATRFLKILDDELQSAGAKFDICDTVTMDDMEDMSLSEVLLNAIND
- a CDS encoding salt stress protein, Slr1339 family, which gives rise to MDSIDKLLAELKTEYTEPKTTPPQNNLTPVKLISPTIKSDIFIDNLLSEVQADLAENKTEYIQSNPTKPQNRLSPIQFVHSPDPKSDVFVNNLLADVQADILAKDAAIALQKQEELTQEKIRQEKLQVKQKAALQKSAEQWLDQLDPLSSEGIWFEKFAEGYPNKLLAAIDYLQTNS
- a CDS encoding glycoside hydrolase family 10 protein, producing the protein MRFNFYPFGFREILKKLFLPLFLISLLIVLWGNTFTPVTAQTSRQEIRGVWMTNNDLDILKDRTKVQEAVTQLQQLNFNTIYPVVWNSGYVMYPSEVAKRLEIQPFVFQGLDGHDILADLIDKAHRQNLLVIPWFEFGFMTPPSSELAMNKPEWLTRKKDGTQTSISAGGEVSWLNPFHPQVQQFISDLLVELTQKYNIDGIQFDDHTSLPSEFGYDKYTVALYQQETKKTPPSDPQNPEWVNWRANKITEFMVRLNQTVKQIKPKMIFSVSPNYYNHAYKFQLQDWLNWVRLDIVDELIVQVYKENLDHFIGKLSRPEMEEVKQKIPAGIGVMAGLRTKSVSMQQIQSQVRAAQQRGLGVAFFYYESLWNTAPEALKERLAGFKSLFPYPASRTAVESRGWEIKVESTPEETKVESIPGETNLTVTDQIPF
- a CDS encoding PAS domain-containing hybrid sensor histidine kinase/response regulator, whose product is MVVVMGILWASYRQWLMRVRTNYGYGGVIAVCLLLPALIVLFVVGWLILNGELAKLYNYAFAISLLEFVVIIVFIILIWQSAIVIERLSCKNRRAEEALKIKDENLQTFVNANIIGIVSGDIYGGIHQANDEFLRITGYTREDLLAGNLDWRHLTAPEFLYLNEQAIAESHSSADGGCTPYQKEYIRKDGSRIPVLVGFALKGEKRERSTAFILDLSEREAALKELQKSKKKILNLNQKLRRRVNELQTLFDMIPIGIGIAKNRECQTITMNPAFAKSLRMQSGENASLTGPIAERPTKFKLFHEGKELTAKELPMQYCAAHGVEISDFEVDVVHDDGTIVNLLEYVAPLFDEDGKPRGCIGAFLDITERKQAEKDRTNLITSLQTQTEQLQKANQMKDEFLAVLSHELRSPLNAIVGWSHLLRTRKFTEDQVAQGLETIERNAKIQNQLIDDLLDISRIIRGKLKFNPRNCNLVPIINSAIETVSLAAQAKEINLHFDPHDGELPDSTSAVMVSGDSDRLQQVIWNLLTNAIKFTPQGGNVEIRLNKVAISTANLSNDHDQPRKYAQIQVIDNGIGITADFLPHVFDRFRQADSSSTRSYSGLGLGLSLVRHLTEMHGGTVHVESLGENKGSTFTIKLPLMEESYSTQAQKYRQKAAKSDSIFLASPTSLPILNGVKVLVVDDEVDSREFIATVLQECQAEVTAVSSAQEALEMLTLWTPDVLISDIGMPGENGYSLIRKVRSLSPEKGRDIPAAALTAYARVEDRMQAIQAGFQLHLPKPIEPVELATVVASLVRRNLLHPDS